A section of the Nitrospinaceae bacterium genome encodes:
- the ffh gene encoding signal recognition particle protein, with translation MFESLSNRLEAIYKNLKGRGLLKEADVDAALREIRIALIEADVSLPVIKGFLEEIREKAIGQEVLKSLTPGHQMVKVVNDHLTQLLGDDFTDIEFASKPPTIILMAGLQGSGKTTTVGKLAKRFKEKGKRCLLVPADVYRPAAIEQLNILGRDLEIDVYQAGEENDPVKICSGAVEEAARNLTQVVILDTAGRTQIDDDLMDELKRIKEKVEPHEVLFVADAMMGQQAASVAGTFHETVGIDGVILSKMDGDTRGGAALSVKGVTGKPIRFIGTGEKLDALEPFYPDRIVSRILGMGDVMSLVEKAEQAYDTEEQEALEKKLRKNAFTLEDFRDQLQQMQKMGSIQQLIGMIPGGNKLKGLKIDEKAFTRVEAIINSMTPGERAKHNIINSSRKRRIAQGSGTNVNEINKLLKQFAQMQKMMKKFNMGKMKGGLNLGSLMGGRGRMPF, from the coding sequence ATGTTCGAAAGCCTGTCCAATCGCCTGGAGGCGATCTATAAAAACCTGAAAGGCCGTGGGCTTCTAAAAGAGGCCGATGTCGATGCCGCCCTGCGCGAAATCCGCATCGCCCTGATCGAAGCGGATGTCAGTCTGCCCGTCATTAAGGGTTTCCTGGAAGAGATCCGCGAAAAAGCCATCGGCCAGGAAGTGTTGAAAAGTCTGACCCCCGGTCACCAGATGGTCAAGGTGGTCAACGACCATCTCACCCAGCTTCTGGGCGACGATTTCACCGATATCGAGTTCGCCTCGAAACCGCCGACCATCATTTTGATGGCTGGACTGCAGGGGTCAGGAAAAACCACCACCGTCGGCAAACTGGCTAAACGCTTCAAAGAAAAGGGCAAAAGATGTCTGCTGGTGCCTGCGGACGTTTACCGTCCGGCGGCGATCGAGCAATTGAATATTTTAGGACGCGATCTGGAGATCGACGTCTACCAGGCAGGGGAAGAAAATGACCCGGTAAAAATCTGCTCCGGCGCGGTCGAGGAAGCCGCGCGCAACCTGACGCAGGTCGTGATTCTCGACACCGCGGGACGCACGCAGATCGACGACGATTTGATGGACGAGCTTAAGCGCATCAAGGAAAAAGTCGAGCCGCATGAAGTGCTGTTCGTCGCCGACGCCATGATGGGCCAACAGGCCGCCAGCGTCGCCGGGACCTTTCACGAAACCGTGGGCATCGACGGGGTGATTCTCAGCAAAATGGACGGTGACACCCGTGGCGGCGCCGCGCTCTCGGTAAAGGGCGTGACCGGCAAGCCCATCCGCTTCATCGGAACCGGGGAAAAACTCGATGCTCTGGAGCCGTTTTACCCGGATCGCATCGTGTCCCGCATTCTGGGCATGGGCGATGTGATGTCGCTGGTGGAAAAGGCCGAACAGGCGTATGATACCGAAGAGCAGGAGGCGCTGGAAAAAAAGCTCCGCAAAAATGCCTTCACGCTGGAAGACTTCAGGGATCAACTTCAGCAAATGCAGAAGATGGGATCGATCCAGCAACTCATCGGCATGATTCCCGGCGGCAACAAACTCAAGGGACTCAAGATCGATGAAAAAGCCTTCACCCGCGTTGAGGCGATTATCAACTCGATGACGCCGGGGGAGCGGGCGAAGCACAATATCATCAACAGCAGCCGCAAACGGCGCATCGCTCAAGGAAGCGGCACCAACGTGAACGAGATCAACAAACTGTTAAAACAGTTCGCGCAAATGCAAAAAATGATGAAAAAATTCAATATGGGGAAAATGAAAGGCGGACTCAATCTCGGAAGTCTCATGGGCGGACGGGGCCGGATGCCTTTTTAA
- the rpsP gene encoding 30S ribosomal protein S16 gives MAVVIRLTRRGAKKRPFYRIVAADSRFPRDGRFLEILGTFDPLKEEDQCKLDTEKASAWIAKGARPSKTVATLLKKAGVGQ, from the coding sequence TTGGCTGTTGTTATTCGATTGACCCGGCGGGGCGCCAAAAAGAGGCCCTTTTACCGAATTGTTGCGGCGGACTCAAGATTTCCCCGTGATGGCCGGTTTCTGGAAATTCTGGGAACCTTCGATCCACTGAAGGAAGAAGACCAATGCAAACTCGATACGGAAAAAGCTTCCGCTTGGATCGCCAAAGGGGCCCGGCCCAGCAAAACGGTGGCAACTCTTTTGAAAAAAGCAGGCGTCGGGCAATAA
- a CDS encoding UPF0109 protein — protein MKELIMIIAKSLVDKPEEVILREVEGDKTTVFELHVAKEDLGKVIGKQGKTARAIRIILNATATKLKKRAVLEIVE, from the coding sequence ATGAAAGAGCTGATTATGATCATCGCCAAGTCTTTAGTGGATAAACCTGAGGAAGTCATTTTAAGGGAAGTGGAGGGCGATAAGACCACGGTATTTGAACTTCATGTTGCAAAGGAAGATCTCGGGAAAGTGATTGGCAAGCAAGGAAAAACCGCCCGCGCCATCCGCATTATTTTGAACGCGACCGCGACCAAGCTGAAAAAAAGGGCGGTATTGGAAATAGTCGAGTGA
- the rimM gene encoding ribosome maturation factor RimM gives MKWVPVGKLSRTHGLKGELKFQSFFPDSESLKSLHRLLLKGTGGQKSELEFESLRGHSSSLIIKLKGIDSVDDAKALTGRNVFALEDEFPRLPEGEYYRFQIKGLKAYDREGRYYGQVEDIIETGSNDVYVVRDGKKEILIPMIDWVVKSIDMNENKLVFDNVEGLIEDSPV, from the coding sequence ATGAAATGGGTTCCGGTCGGAAAACTTTCCCGGACGCACGGGTTAAAAGGAGAACTTAAGTTTCAGTCCTTCTTCCCCGACTCCGAGTCCTTAAAGAGCCTGCACCGCTTGCTCCTAAAAGGCACCGGGGGACAGAAAAGCGAGCTGGAATTTGAATCGCTTCGCGGCCATTCCTCCAGCCTCATCATTAAATTGAAGGGCATCGACTCCGTTGACGACGCAAAAGCCCTGACCGGGCGGAATGTGTTTGCGCTTGAGGATGAATTTCCCAGGCTCCCGGAGGGTGAATATTACCGTTTCCAGATTAAAGGCTTGAAAGCCTACGACCGGGAAGGCCGTTATTACGGCCAGGTAGAGGACATCATCGAGACGGGCAGCAACGATGTCTACGTGGTCCGCGATGGGAAAAAAGAAATTTTGATCCCCATGATCGATTGGGTGGTAAAGAGCATCGACATGAATGAGAATAAACTTGTATTCGATAATGTGGAGGGCTTGATTGAGGACTCTCCGGTTTGA
- the trmD gene encoding tRNA (guanine-N(1)-)-methyltransferase yields the protein MRTLRFDIITIFPEMFESPFNESILKRARDQGLLDLRIHNLRDYSLNKHKKVDDYPFGGGVGLVMNVEPISRAIEEIKKTNSDSRTILMSPSGAPFTQEKARELSAGQNLILVCGRYEGVDERVRLHYVDEEISIGDYVLSGGEIPAMAVVDAVARLVPGVLGDENSVVEESFSEALLEYPQYTRPRDFQGHQVPEVLVSGNHKEIRDWQRKEALKKTAEVRPDLLDKLALSDEERATLKELNIG from the coding sequence TTGAGGACTCTCCGGTTTGACATCATCACGATTTTCCCCGAGATGTTTGAGTCTCCTTTCAACGAGAGCATTCTCAAACGGGCGCGGGACCAGGGATTGCTGGATCTCCGCATTCATAATTTGCGGGACTATTCTCTGAACAAACATAAAAAGGTGGATGACTATCCTTTCGGTGGCGGGGTGGGACTGGTGATGAACGTGGAACCGATCTCCCGGGCCATTGAAGAGATCAAAAAAACAAACTCCGATTCCCGGACGATTTTGATGTCGCCCAGCGGTGCGCCGTTCACGCAGGAAAAGGCCAGAGAGCTATCCGCCGGGCAAAATTTGATTCTGGTGTGCGGTCGTTATGAAGGGGTGGATGAAAGAGTCCGCCTGCATTACGTCGATGAAGAGATATCCATCGGTGATTACGTATTATCCGGAGGCGAAATTCCGGCGATGGCGGTCGTCGATGCGGTCGCCCGATTGGTTCCGGGTGTTCTGGGCGATGAAAATTCCGTCGTGGAGGAGTCCTTTTCGGAGGCGCTTCTGGAATATCCACAATACACTCGGCCCAGGGATTTTCAGGGACATCAGGTTCCCGAAGTGCTCGTCTCCGGCAACCATAAAGAAATAAGGGACTGGCAACGGAAGGAAGCTTTGAAAAAAACCGCCGAAGTGAGACCGGATCTGCTGGACAAACTTGCGCTTTCGGATGAAGAACGGGCCACCCTGAAAGAACTGAACATTGGCTGA
- the rplS gene encoding 50S ribosomal protein L19, producing the protein MNLIDQIEAKELKKEVADVHIGDTVKVHMRIVEGEKERIQVIEGVVIKMHGGGARKTLTVRKISFGVGVERIFPVHSPRVEKIEIVKRAKVRQAKLYYLRELRGKAARLKEVRPKKTGKASKPKAKKSKAKTAKS; encoded by the coding sequence ATGAACCTGATTGATCAAATTGAAGCCAAGGAATTAAAAAAGGAAGTCGCCGATGTTCACATCGGCGACACGGTAAAAGTGCACATGCGGATCGTCGAGGGAGAAAAAGAACGCATCCAGGTGATCGAAGGAGTCGTGATCAAGATGCACGGCGGCGGCGCGCGCAAAACACTCACGGTCCGGAAGATTTCTTTCGGCGTCGGTGTCGAACGCATCTTCCCGGTGCATTCCCCGCGTGTGGAAAAAATTGAAATCGTCAAACGCGCCAAGGTCCGGCAGGCGAAACTGTATTATTTGCGGGAACTGCGAGGTAAGGCCGCCCGGTTGAAAGAAGTCCGGCCCAAAAAAACCGGGAAAGCGTCCAAGCCAAAGGCTAAAAAGAGCAAAGCAAAAACCGCCAAATCCTAA
- a CDS encoding peptidase M48: MKTKIKALVFVLLVLVAACVTTPESGKQAFIMIPLSQEATLGKQAFGEILQKEKESTDARLVGITRRVGERLAKETTMPDLEWEFKLFESEQMNAFALPGGKTAAYTGLLKVCENEAALAAVMGHEIAHVTARHGAQRMTQQIVVSTAISAASISLANKDNRALILGALGLGVQYGIQLPFSRDNEAEADQIGLVYMARAGYDPNEAVRFWTRFSQMKQGAQPPEFLSTHPADATRIANLKRFMPRALAEYKMAKTKYGLGETF, translated from the coding sequence ATGAAAACAAAAATTAAAGCACTCGTATTTGTCTTACTTGTTCTGGTTGCGGCCTGCGTCACCACCCCTGAATCCGGGAAGCAGGCGTTCATCATGATTCCTTTGTCTCAGGAAGCGACCCTGGGAAAACAGGCTTTTGGGGAAATCCTGCAAAAGGAAAAGGAATCTACGGATGCGCGGTTGGTGGGAATCACCCGGCGCGTGGGGGAACGCCTGGCGAAGGAAACCACCATGCCGGATCTGGAATGGGAGTTTAAATTGTTTGAGTCGGAGCAGATGAATGCGTTTGCCTTGCCGGGCGGTAAAACGGCGGCCTATACGGGACTCTTGAAGGTCTGTGAAAATGAAGCGGCTCTGGCGGCGGTGATGGGACACGAAATCGCGCATGTGACCGCCCGTCACGGGGCGCAACGCATGACGCAACAAATAGTGGTGTCGACTGCGATTTCAGCGGCCAGTATCTCGCTTGCGAATAAAGACAATCGTGCTTTGATTCTTGGAGCTTTGGGACTCGGGGTGCAGTATGGCATTCAACTGCCTTTCAGCAGAGACAACGAGGCCGAAGCGGATCAGATCGGTTTGGTCTACATGGCAAGGGCGGGGTACGATCCTAACGAGGCGGTTCGATTCTGGACCCGGTTCAGCCAGATGAAACAGGGCGCGCAGCCTCCGGAGTTTCTTTCCACCCATCCTGCGGACGCCACCCGAATCGCCAATTTAAAAAGATTCATGCCGAGAGCGCTTGCCGAATACAAAATGGCGAAGACTAAATATGGACTTGGGGAAACGTTTTAA
- the rnhB gene encoding ribonuclease HII: MLKYETEAANQGYRFVLGVDEAGRGPLAGPVVAAAVLFPPQVSLDGLDDSKKLSPRSRETFYSQIIEIALSYGLGVVSVEEIDRINILQASLWAMKEAVLKCNAPADLLLIDGNQRIDHQADQWTIVGGDGKSQSIAAASVLAKVTRDRLMQDYHRDYPHYEFDRHKGYGTKRHREKIQEFGPCPIHRKTFKGVKEFLSLKNKILANSF; the protein is encoded by the coding sequence ATGTTGAAATATGAAACCGAAGCCGCGAATCAAGGCTATCGCTTCGTACTGGGTGTCGATGAGGCGGGGCGCGGACCGCTTGCAGGCCCGGTAGTAGCGGCGGCGGTGCTCTTTCCTCCTCAGGTTTCACTCGACGGTCTGGACGACAGCAAAAAACTTTCTCCCCGGTCCAGGGAGACATTTTATTCCCAGATCATTGAAATCGCTTTAAGCTACGGCCTGGGAGTCGTCTCCGTAGAAGAAATTGACCGAATCAATATTCTACAAGCGTCTCTTTGGGCAATGAAAGAGGCCGTCCTAAAGTGCAACGCACCTGCCGATCTTCTTCTCATCGACGGCAACCAGCGCATCGATCATCAAGCCGATCAATGGACCATCGTCGGAGGGGACGGGAAAAGTCAATCCATCGCCGCGGCGTCTGTCTTGGCGAAAGTAACCCGAGACCGCCTCATGCAGGATTATCACCGGGATTACCCGCACTATGAATTCGACCGTCACAAAGGATATGGCACCAAACGGCATCGGGAAAAAATTCAGGAATTCGGCCCGTGTCCCATCCATCGTAAAACTTTTAAAGGAGTGAAAGAATTTTTATCGCTAAAGAATAAAATATTGGCAAACTCCTTTTAA
- the recJ gene encoding single-stranded-DNA-specific exonuclease RecJ, producing the protein MISLLHKTWHLQTPEQDLVKALAKDLKIPEVLAALLVNRKVTTLNEARSFVDANLSQLHDPFLMTGMQKAVDRVVKAIEAHEKITVFCDYDVDGVSSAAFLIHFFRDLNVTVDYYLPERMAEGYGLNEEAVRKIRAGGSALMITADCGITGNLEVKTANEIGLDVIVTDHHQVGADGLPDSVAVLNPHQPDCKYPFRFLSGVGIVFKLATAVRSALHHQSGWEKTRLPNLKKHLDLFTLGTIADVAPLTGENHILCSHGLEVMATSLKPGMVALKSVAGADETINARTVGFALGPRLNAAGRLGKADAGLHLLTSTKLEEAMAMAKDIDDINTERKKIQQWTLEEAEYLIDREIDLDNDRVIVLASDNFHAGVIGIVASRIVEKYFRPTVLIALADGAGKGSGRSIPKFNLFKAFSDCSEHFIQFGGHAYAAGLHIEENHIEPFRQAINAVGHRFLKKDDLIPELRIDACLNLDAIDRNLLRGIQRLEPFGAENPMPVFMARGVRIQNLRTMGKEENHIRFRAVQDKGKIDVIGFGMAEAAASIDTVTDSVDIAYEIHLNTWNGQNKVELQLKDIRHSGSDD; encoded by the coding sequence ATGATTTCCCTGCTCCATAAAACCTGGCACCTTCAAACCCCGGAACAAGACCTCGTCAAAGCCCTGGCAAAAGACCTCAAGATACCGGAAGTCCTCGCCGCACTCCTCGTCAACCGCAAAGTGACCACCCTGAATGAGGCCCGGTCCTTTGTGGATGCCAATCTCAGCCAATTGCACGACCCGTTTTTAATGACCGGAATGCAAAAAGCCGTCGACCGAGTTGTAAAAGCCATCGAGGCTCATGAAAAAATCACCGTCTTTTGCGATTACGATGTGGACGGTGTCTCCTCCGCCGCTTTTTTGATCCACTTTTTTCGCGACCTCAATGTCACCGTCGACTATTACCTTCCAGAACGCATGGCCGAAGGCTATGGACTCAACGAAGAGGCCGTAAGGAAAATCCGCGCCGGCGGCAGTGCACTGATGATCACCGCCGACTGCGGCATCACCGGCAACCTGGAAGTGAAAACCGCCAACGAAATAGGATTGGATGTGATCGTGACCGATCACCATCAAGTCGGCGCCGATGGTCTGCCGGACAGCGTCGCGGTATTGAATCCGCATCAACCCGACTGCAAATATCCGTTTCGTTTTTTGAGCGGGGTGGGCATCGTGTTCAAACTGGCCACGGCGGTTCGCTCGGCGTTGCATCATCAATCGGGGTGGGAGAAAACCCGACTTCCCAATTTGAAAAAACATCTCGACCTGTTCACGCTCGGCACCATCGCCGATGTCGCGCCCCTGACCGGCGAAAATCATATTTTGTGTTCGCACGGACTGGAGGTCATGGCCACATCCCTCAAACCGGGAATGGTGGCGCTCAAATCGGTTGCCGGGGCCGATGAAACAATCAATGCCCGAACCGTCGGGTTCGCTCTCGGCCCCCGACTAAACGCCGCCGGCAGATTGGGCAAGGCCGACGCCGGGCTTCATCTTTTAACTTCCACCAAACTGGAGGAAGCGATGGCCATGGCGAAAGACATCGACGATATTAATACCGAGCGCAAAAAGATTCAACAATGGACCCTGGAAGAAGCCGAGTACCTGATCGACCGCGAAATCGACCTGGACAACGACCGGGTCATCGTTTTAGCTTCCGATAATTTTCATGCCGGCGTGATCGGCATCGTCGCCTCGCGCATCGTGGAAAAATATTTCCGCCCCACCGTTCTCATCGCGCTGGCGGACGGCGCCGGCAAGGGTTCCGGAAGGAGCATCCCGAAATTCAATTTGTTCAAAGCGTTTTCAGATTGCTCGGAACATTTCATTCAATTCGGCGGCCACGCCTACGCCGCCGGCCTCCACATCGAAGAGAACCATATCGAACCCTTCCGGCAAGCCATCAACGCCGTTGGCCACCGGTTTTTGAAGAAAGACGATTTGATTCCGGAGTTAAGGATCGACGCCTGCCTGAACCTGGACGCCATCGACCGCAATTTATTGCGCGGCATTCAGCGGCTGGAGCCGTTTGGCGCGGAAAATCCCATGCCGGTCTTCATGGCAAGGGGGGTGCGCATACAGAATCTCCGCACCATGGGAAAAGAAGAAAACCACATCCGCTTTCGCGCAGTCCAGGACAAAGGCAAAATCGACGTGATCGGGTTTGGCATGGCGGAGGCCGCCGCCTCCATTGACACCGTCACCGACTCGGTCGACATCGCCTACGAAATTCACCTCAACACCTGGAACGGTCAAAACAAGGTCGAACTGCAATTAAAGGACATTCGCCATAGCGGGAGCGACGATTAA
- a CDS encoding membrane protein: protein MNRRVKTGIILFIAVAGIFITFTFPPVPQDQDYFHFADNRSLWGIPNFGDVMSNIPFLLVGAPGLLALGKYCKDSSRFIHPLEALPFFVAFVGLILLAPCSAYFHWAPSNETLVWDRLPMTLVFMAFFSTIITERIHLKFGLIFLPILLAVGIGSVIYWSVTESQGHGDLRPYALVQFLPVLIIPAILILFAPRYTEGRHLVAVIIGYGLAKVCELLDGQIYALTHHLMSGHTLKHLIAAIAVFGLVKYIRVRRKV from the coding sequence GTGAACAGACGTGTCAAAACAGGCATCATACTTTTTATAGCCGTGGCCGGGATTTTCATCACCTTCACCTTCCCGCCGGTTCCGCAGGATCAGGACTATTTTCACTTTGCAGACAACCGGTCCCTGTGGGGCATTCCGAACTTTGGCGATGTCATGTCCAATATTCCCTTCCTGTTAGTCGGCGCTCCTGGGTTACTCGCTCTCGGGAAATACTGCAAAGACAGTTCCCGGTTCATCCATCCACTCGAAGCTCTTCCTTTCTTCGTCGCGTTTGTGGGCCTCATACTTTTAGCCCCATGCTCCGCTTATTTTCACTGGGCGCCTTCCAATGAAACCCTGGTCTGGGATCGACTGCCGATGACCCTCGTCTTCATGGCTTTTTTTTCAACCATAATAACGGAACGAATTCACCTGAAATTCGGATTGATCTTTCTGCCGATTTTATTGGCGGTGGGAATCGGCAGCGTTATCTACTGGAGCGTCACCGAATCCCAAGGCCACGGCGATCTTCGGCCCTACGCACTGGTTCAATTTTTACCCGTGCTGATCATTCCCGCAATTCTCATCCTCTTTGCCCCCCGGTACACAGAAGGCCGCCATCTGGTTGCCGTGATTATCGGCTACGGACTGGCAAAGGTTTGCGAGTTGCTGGACGGGCAGATTTACGCTTTGACCCATCACCTGATGAGCGGACACACTTTAAAGCATCTTATCGCGGCGATCGCGGTTTTCGGTCTGGTTAAATATATCCGGGTCCGGCGAAAGGTTTAG
- the ychF gene encoding ribosome-binding ATPase YchF, which produces MGFTCGLVGLPNVGKSTIFNALTHAGAESGNYAFTTIEPNNGMVAVPDPRLDAIDKLIKAEKTVRTTLQFVDIAGLVKGASKGEGLGNKFLGHIREVDAVAHIVRCFVDDNIPHVSNKVDPHSDIEVIHTELMIADMETLERRKLKQGKLAKSGNKEARFEIAMIEKLLEILNAGQSARTLALHNEEETRFVKSLNLITAKPVLYVCNIADPSELENEHVATVKRHAAEEDAGVVVLVGKLEQEIMEMDDPEEQKMFLEELGFQETGLDRMIHAGYNLLDLVTFFTVGGKENRAWTLRKNSTAPQAAGVIHSDFEKGFIRAEIYNYDDLVEFKSEHAVKEAGKLRIEGKDYIVEDGDIAHFRFNV; this is translated from the coding sequence ATGGGATTCACCTGCGGCCTGGTCGGCCTGCCCAACGTCGGTAAATCGACGATCTTCAACGCCCTCACCCACGCCGGTGCGGAATCGGGCAACTACGCTTTCACCACCATCGAACCCAACAACGGCATGGTGGCCGTTCCCGACCCCAGGCTGGATGCGATCGACAAACTCATCAAAGCGGAAAAAACCGTCCGCACCACACTGCAATTCGTCGACATCGCCGGCCTCGTCAAGGGCGCATCCAAGGGAGAGGGACTCGGTAACAAGTTTCTCGGTCACATCCGCGAGGTGGACGCCGTCGCGCACATCGTCCGCTGTTTTGTCGACGACAACATTCCCCACGTCAGCAACAAGGTCGATCCCCATTCCGACATCGAGGTCATTCACACCGAATTGATGATCGCCGACATGGAAACCCTCGAACGCCGCAAGCTCAAGCAAGGCAAACTGGCCAAAAGCGGCAACAAGGAGGCCCGGTTTGAAATCGCCATGATCGAAAAACTGTTGGAGATTCTAAACGCCGGTCAATCGGCCCGGACGCTTGCGCTTCACAATGAAGAAGAGACCCGGTTCGTCAAATCGCTCAACCTGATCACCGCAAAACCGGTGCTCTACGTCTGCAATATCGCCGACCCGTCCGAATTGGAAAATGAGCACGTCGCCACCGTCAAACGGCACGCGGCAGAGGAAGACGCAGGCGTCGTCGTGCTGGTCGGCAAATTGGAGCAGGAAATCATGGAGATGGACGACCCGGAGGAACAGAAAATGTTTCTCGAAGAACTGGGTTTTCAGGAAACCGGATTGGACCGCATGATCCACGCCGGGTACAACCTGCTCGATCTCGTCACCTTCTTCACCGTAGGCGGCAAAGAAAACCGCGCCTGGACCTTGAGAAAAAATTCCACCGCGCCGCAGGCGGCAGGGGTGATCCATTCTGACTTTGAAAAGGGATTCATCCGCGCTGAGATTTATAACTACGACGACCTCGTCGAATTCAAATCCGAACACGCAGTTAAGGAAGCTGGAAAATTGCGCATCGAAGGAAAAGATTACATCGTCGAAGACGGCGACATCGCTCACTTCCGGTTCAATGTTTAA
- a CDS encoding glyoxylate reductase: MKPIVTVSNIFPEIALEKLSSHCELKINNTETPPTQEDLKRSAGESAALITYLSDKIGPDIIGLGKNLKIIANYGAGFNNIDVASAREKSVWVTNTPGVLHETTADLTWAMILGIARQIVPSDRYTREGKFKGWQAQLFLGGDVYGKTLGVIGCGEIGKAVARRALGFNMRVLYHQRNRLPENVEKQLNAEFVSLDDLLKQSDFVTPHVPLTDATKYMIGKGQFEMMKPSAYLIHTARGKVVDDRALVDALKAGKLAGAALDVYENEPELTEGMTELDNLMLLPHIGSASTDTRNRMALLVADNVLDALAGKQPRSLIPGW; encoded by the coding sequence TTGAAACCCATCGTTACCGTCAGCAATATATTTCCTGAAATTGCACTGGAAAAACTGTCTTCCCATTGCGAACTGAAAATCAATAATACGGAAACGCCTCCCACTCAGGAGGATCTAAAACGGTCCGCCGGTGAAAGCGCGGCACTGATCACTTACTTATCGGATAAAATCGGGCCGGACATTATCGGTCTGGGAAAGAATTTGAAAATAATCGCCAATTACGGAGCGGGTTTCAACAATATCGATGTGGCCTCGGCCCGTGAAAAAAGCGTCTGGGTGACCAACACTCCCGGGGTTTTGCATGAGACGACGGCGGACTTGACCTGGGCGATGATTTTGGGTATTGCCCGGCAAATCGTTCCTTCCGACCGCTACACCCGCGAGGGAAAGTTCAAAGGCTGGCAGGCCCAACTGTTTCTGGGCGGGGATGTGTATGGAAAAACCCTCGGTGTCATCGGATGCGGAGAAATCGGCAAGGCGGTGGCCCGGCGCGCGCTCGGGTTCAACATGCGGGTTTTGTATCACCAGAGAAACCGTCTGCCGGAAAATGTGGAGAAGCAGCTCAATGCGGAATTCGTCTCTCTCGACGATTTGCTAAAGCAGTCCGACTTTGTCACCCCGCATGTTCCGCTGACGGACGCAACCAAATACATGATCGGCAAGGGGCAATTTGAGATGATGAAACCGTCCGCCTATCTGATCCACACGGCACGGGGAAAAGTGGTCGACGACCGGGCGCTGGTGGATGCGCTCAAGGCCGGGAAGTTGGCCGGCGCCGCTTTGGATGTCTATGAAAACGAACCGGAGTTGACCGAAGGCATGACCGAACTCGACAATTTGATGCTCCTTCCGCATATCGGAAGTGCCAGTACCGATACCAGAAACCGTATGGCTCTCCTGGTCGCCGACAACGTCCTCGACGCTCTCGCAGGGAAACAACCGCGGTCGCTTATTCCAGGGTGGTAA